In Halobacteria archaeon AArc-dxtr1, the sequence ATACGAATGCCCCTCGATCTCTCCCACGTCGCCGGATTCATCGCGGTCGTCGGGACGGGGGTGGACGACCTGATCATCATCGCCGACGAGGTGATGTCGGAAGGCGACGTCAACTCCGAACGCGTCTTCGAATCGCGGTTCCGGAAGGCGTTCTGGATCATCGGCGCGGCGGCCGCGACGACGATCATCGCGATGTCGCCACTGGCGGTGATGCAACTTGGCGATCTGACCGGCTTCGCGATCATCACGATCCTCGGAATTCTGGTCGGAGTGCTCGTAACCCGGCCGGCCTACGGGGATATCCTTCGACGACTGCTCACAGACAAGTAAGCCCCACGCGTCTACGTCAGGGCGCAAACCGGCTGGTTCGGTCAACACCCTCGCGGAGTGCACGACAGGTCGCCGTCGCCCGACGCGAGTTCGTCGGCCGCGGCGTCGATCGCCTCGGAGAGTGCATCCTCGAACTCGCTCTCGGTGACGAACTCGAGGGCAGCCGTCTCGACGTCGAGAAACTGCTCACCGGTGACGCGCTCCCAGTCACCGTCGTGGATGGCGCTTGCGACCTCGGCGGTCGCGACGGCGGGCGTCCAGGTGGAGGTACCGACGACGGCATCTTCGTACACCGCGTCGACGGCGGAGCCGTCGGGACCCGTCGCGATCGCGAACCGGCCGTGTTCGGCGGCGGCCTCGACGATCTGCGTGGCCCCCGGCTCGGAATCGGCGTAGACGAGATCGGCGCCATCATCGTACTGTTCGGTGGCCGTCTCGCGGTATCCCCACGAGAAGCCGTCGTCGTATCCGGTGAGAACGTCGACGTCCGCGTTCGCCCACGCGACGCCCTCGACGTACGATTCCTGGATCGCGAGTGTCGCATCGTTCTCGCTGGCCCCGACGAAGCCAACGGTCGACTCGTCGGGGTCAGTAGCACTGTCCCCGTGCTCGACGGACCCTGTCGTCAGTGTGCCAGCGGCGACGCCGGCCAGAAACGCCATCTCGGTTCGGGCGGGGATCCAGCTGGAGACGGTTTCGCGGTCGACCGGCGTGCCGGAAACGAGCAGCCACCGCTGCTCCGGATAGTCGTCTGCAACCGCCCCGAGAGAGTCGGCGTGGCCATCGCCGACGAGTACGACGAGGTCGGGGTCGTCGGCCGCGAGGTCCTCCTGTGTGCGTCGGTAGCCGTCGTCCTCGGCGTCGTCGACTGTGACGATTTCGGGGTCGAATCCGCGGTCGTCACCGGCGTCGGCCAATCCGTCGCGGGCCGCCTCGCGGAGGTGATCGTCCGGACTGGCCGGGTCGACTGCGATAGACACAGAGAGCGTCGACCCGTCGGAACTCGAGAGGCAGCCGGCAGTGATCGCACAACCGAGACCGGCGCCCGCCGCGAGAACCGAGCGCCGGGACGCAGTTTCGCCACCAGTCTCTCGACCAGTGAACTGGTCGCATCGATGTGTTCCACCCATTGTAAAAAAATCAACACATGAACGCACATAACTGTTCCGCAGCCATCAGATTCGACAGTACACGAGTCAGTTAAAACTGGTCGAGTCCCACTTGCTGGGCCGCCGCCAGCGCATCTGCACATGTCGACCACGATTCGCGGGCGAACGGCGGTAGGTCGCCGCGGTCGGCAACGTATGCGGCGAGAAACGCCCGAGTCGCAGGATCGCTGGGATAGCCGCTGCCGATCTCGTCGTAGCCCTCGCAGGCCGCGGCGAGCGCGTCGACGTGGGCGTCCCGAGCGACTTTCGCGATCACGCTCGCGGCGCCGACCAGCGCCGAATCGTCGTCGGCACCGTGGCGGGCGTCGACGTCGCAGGCGTCGCCGGCGATGGAACAGGCCTCGGCGACTCGACGGGCGAACCGCTCCGCGTCGATGTCGCAGGCGTCACAGAGGACGGTGGTGCCGTCTGGCGTCGACGCGGCAGATTCCCCGCCGTCGACCCCCGCAGCGTCCTCGATTGCCCGGGCGTGGGCCTCGACGGTGAGCGTGTTCATGTCGGTCGTGGGGTCGTCGATTCGTGCGGGGGTGATCTCGGCGACACCGACGTCGATCCGGTCGTCCTCGCGGAGCGCGGCGGCGAGTTCCTCCCGCCGAGCCGGCGAGAGACGCTTCGAATCCGCGATCCCCTCCGGCAGCATTGCGGGCTCTGGAACCCGGACGGCAGCCGCGAACATCGATCCGAGGGCCGGCCCCTTCCCGGCCTCGTCGACCCCGAACTGGTACATGGGTGGGCGTCTGCCGGGAACAGATTAGGTGTTTTGCTACGACTGGCGATCGCGCTCGATTTCGGCGGCTTGCTCTTGGATCTCCTCGAGCGCTTGCTCCTGCTCGCCGCGGGCGAGGCCACCAGATTCGACGTGTCGGCCCCCGTACTGCCAGGACGGAATCGCGTCCCAGACCGAGGTATCGTCGGCATCGGGATCATCGGCGGTCGCCCTATCCTGGTCGCGGTCGGTTGCTGGTTCGGGCTGTGTTGATTCCCCGTTGCGAGAAATCCGTACAATCAGGGCGACGAGTGTGAGCACCGCGAACACAGCAAAGGCGAGGACGAGCGTGGCCCTCACGCCGAGCAGGGAGCCGACGGCGGCGCCGAGAAGTGAAAAAGCGGCCCCCGTCGCGAGCGCACCGTTCAGCCGTGACGGGTGTCCCATACGACGCACAACGGATCGATCCCCGTAATATGTTGTGATAGTGCCACCTATGCGTCACGGGTGCCGTTGATTTTAGGCGCGGGAGGAGGTCAATGTCTGTATCGCTCCTTCGGTTCGTCGCCCGTTTCATGCCGGTTGTAGGCAGCAGGAGGGTTAATGAACACTGCTGCCGAACATCAACCTGATGACCGATCCCGAAACCGAGGGGAGTCTACTCGTTCCCATCGCGAACCCGGAAACGGTCGACCGATTGCTTGATACCGCCATCGACATCGCTCGCGAACGGTCGGTTCCGATCGTCGCCGTTCACGTCGTGGAGGTCCCTCCCCAAATTCCGTTGAGCCAGGGCGACCAACTCGTTACGAACGAAACGAACCGCTTGCTCGAGTACGTTTCCGAGCGGGCGGAAGACGACGGCATCGAGATCGAAACGCGAACGCGGTTCGCCCGCGATACGGCGACGGGGATCGTTGGCGCCGTCAACGTCTACGACGCGGCGGCACTTCTCATGGGATGGCGAGGTCGTCCCCGACGACGCGACGTGATTCTGGGAAGCTTTCTGGACCGCGTTCTCGGAGAAGCACCGTGTGACGTCTACGTCAAACGGATCAAGCTACCGACGTCGTCGATCGACTCGATCTTGGTTCCGATCGCAGGCGGCCCGCACGACGAACTCGCGACGAAGCTGGCGGGGACGATCGCCACGGCTCACGACGCCGAAATCGTCCTCTTGCACGTCGAACACCCCGACGTCAACGAGAAGGCACACGAGGATCACGCGAATCTCCTTCGGGAGCGACGCGAGAAGCTCTCCAGCGAGCACTCTGTGGACGAAACGATCATCGAGAGCGACAACGTCGCCGGTGCGATTACCGACGAAACCACCCATCACGACCTCACAATACTGGGCGCAACGCGAGATCCGTTTCTCAAACGAAAACTGGTCGGCTCCGTCGCACAGGGAGTTGGGCGTTCGGCGGGGAGTTCGGTCATCGTGACTCGGAGCGATCAAGAAGAGTAGTGAACCGACGGGCCACCGCTCGCCCCTGATCGGCACCGAACAGAACGACACGCGATGGCCACCACGATGTTGGCGCTGTT encodes:
- a CDS encoding BMP family ABC transporter substrate-binding protein: MGGTHRCDQFTGRETGGETASRRSVLAAGAGLGCAITAGCLSSSDGSTLSVSIAVDPASPDDHLREAARDGLADAGDDRGFDPEIVTVDDAEDDGYRRTQEDLAADDPDLVVLVGDGHADSLGAVADDYPEQRWLLVSGTPVDRETVSSWIPARTEMAFLAGVAAGTLTTGSVEHGDSATDPDESTVGFVGASENDATLAIQESYVEGVAWANADVDVLTGYDDGFSWGYRETATEQYDDGADLVYADSEPGATQIVEAAAEHGRFAIATGPDGSAVDAVYEDAVVGTSTWTPAVATAEVASAIHDGDWERVTGEQFLDVETAALEFVTESEFEDALSEAIDAAADELASGDGDLSCTPRGC
- the rnhB gene encoding ribonuclease HII, yielding MYQFGVDEAGKGPALGSMFAAAVRVPEPAMLPEGIADSKRLSPARREELAAALREDDRIDVGVAEITPARIDDPTTDMNTLTVEAHARAIEDAAGVDGGESAASTPDGTTVLCDACDIDAERFARRVAEACSIAGDACDVDARHGADDDSALVGAASVIAKVARDAHVDALAAACEGYDEIGSGYPSDPATRAFLAAYVADRGDLPPFARESWSTCADALAAAQQVGLDQF
- a CDS encoding universal stress protein, which gives rise to MTDPETEGSLLVPIANPETVDRLLDTAIDIARERSVPIVAVHVVEVPPQIPLSQGDQLVTNETNRLLEYVSERAEDDGIEIETRTRFARDTATGIVGAVNVYDAAALLMGWRGRPRRRDVILGSFLDRVLGEAPCDVYVKRIKLPTSSIDSILVPIAGGPHDELATKLAGTIATAHDAEIVLLHVEHPDVNEKAHEDHANLLRERREKLSSEHSVDETIIESDNVAGAITDETTHHDLTILGATRDPFLKRKLVGSVAQGVGRSAGSSVIVTRSDQEE